CGGCCGTGCCCGCCGAGCGCCGTGCGCCATGGCCGGTGCGGGGGGACGCGCCCCGCGCGGTGGGTGAGGCGGGCGGGACGGGCCGTGGCCGGGAGTGGGGTCAGCGACCCGTGTGGCATCGCGTCCCCCGTGTCCTTGTCCCCCGCAGGTGTCCGGCGCTGGCTGTCCTCGGCCGCCCCGCTGCCCCGGCTCTGTGTGGTGGGCAGCGGCCCCGCCGGCTTCTACACGGCTCAGCACATCCTCAAGGTACCGGGGGGATTTGAGCGCGGGTGAGGGCAGGGACCGCCCCGGCTGGCTCCGACTGGGGTGGGAAGTGGTTTTGGGGGCTCCTGGCCCCACTCCAACCAGGTGTGTGGTGTCAGGGGCTACTTGGGGAAGCGAAGACTCCTCCAAAGTACTCCTGATCCCTTCTCCAGGGGtgggcacagctgctcctgtccctgccctccccgGGGCCACCCAAGCTGAACCAACAAGTTCAGCCCAAGTGATTTTTCTAGAATTAAGCAGCAGAATCTGCCTCGCTGGTGTCACCTCATAAGAGTGACAGTAACTGTGCGCTAAAGGGAATGTGCAGCACCTGGTCCCCTGTTCCCTCCTCCCCAAGGGGAATTAAAGGTGCTAATCCCTTCTCTTCTCTGACCGATGATGAGACCTGAGGGaagggcaggaagatgtgccatggaaggttcaggttggacatgaggaaaaggtgcttcacccagaggtgctggacacggaacaggctccccagggaggtgtcacgacccCAAGCCCAACAGCGTTCAAGAGAGACTgaacaatgtcctcagacacacggtgtgaattttggggttgtcctgtgcagggagggggctggacttgatgatccttgtgggtcctttcccactcaggacattcTGCGATTCTAAAGCAGGCGGGTGGCCCTTTGCCCGGCGTCTGTGAACATTAATGCTTTGGTGGTCACACTTCTGTTGGGAAGTGAGCCCCAGGCGCAGAACCGGGCTGCTGACACCCACCAGAGATGCAGCGGCTTAACCTCGTCATTAAATCATGCTGTGTTGTCTCCGATACGTGTTGGAAAATAGCTGTTACTAAGCCTCAGGGACAAATTTTAGGGCTGCTTAATCTTCGGGAAGAGGCTGACTCAAAATACACGATGATAAAAGCCTTGTAGTGAAACATCTGGCTAAAGCTGTGACCCTGAGGTGACTCAGCTCAGGGGGATCTCAGGACGTGGACATCTCTGCTGGGGGCTGGTAGACGGCCTGGTGgtgccagcagcacccagagtGGGGGCTCTTTTGTCAGCCCCCCGTGTACCTGAGAGCCACTGGGTTAGTGTGGAAGAGGGGCTGCAGGTGGGTAGGAGGATGGAGCCACCCATGAGATGTACTTGGTGGTGGCTGGGGTCATGTTCTCTGCTCAACTTTGCATTCTGAGCTGGCAGTAGCAGGTCCAGCATCACCTTGAATGTGGAAGAGTCTGGAACAGGACGTTTCTGACTTCAGGATCTTATAAAAACTCaggataattttggttggaagagaccctcaagatcataaagtCTGCCACcgttgccctgggcagcctgttccaatgcccgacaactctttccaggaaaaaattgttcccaagatccaacctcaacctcctctggtgcaacttgaggccatttcctcttgtcctctctTGGTGCACCCCCTCCCGCCTCGTCCTTCCCCAGCAGCCCACGAGCTTGCATGTCCCTCCAGAGCTGCTGGGCTCATATGGCCCCTCTGTCCTCGTCCCCTACATGTGACATCCTTCTCTCACAGCACCATGGCGGAGCCCACGTCGACATCTACGAGAAGCTGCCTGTTCCCTTTGGGCTTGTCCGGTTTGGGGTGGCCCCAGACCACCCCGAAGTGAAGGTCAGTGCTGGCTCAGCTCTGTGGGTGAACATGATGGTGGCGGGTGCAGGGCAGGGAGTCGGTGTTCTTTGTGGTGCCTCAAGGCTTGCTGAGGTGCGGGGCTGTGACACTGGAGAAGTCCAAGTCTCCTTCTTGTCCCTGCTGACATCCAGCAAGGCCACAGCTGAGTGATATGAGACATCTGATGGTTTGATGGGGCTCCCTGTCCAGCCTCACCTTTGGGAAGGAATTTTCTCCTACAAGGGGGTTTACTCAGAGGATCTGAAGGTGTTGGGAGGGTCCCGTTGTCACTGGGTGGGTGCAAAAGAGGGATCTTCCTTTCCGCAAAGGGTGGTGGAAAGAGTGCCAAGTGGCAGCTGCACTTATCTCCTGGTGAATTATTTGTGTCTGTTAGATAAGAATCTCAGAATAACTGACCCAGAGAGGGGGAGAGGCATTTCAAGGCTGAGGGGTGGACAGGGACGGGGACCTCCTGCCATCAGCAGCCTTGTCCCCGGCTGGGGCTGGGACGTAACTCCCCGGCGTGTCTTTGATCTCGGCAGAACGTGATCAACTCCTTCACGCAGACGGCGCGCTCGGAGCGCTGCGCCTACTACGGGAACGTCACGGTGGGGAGGGACGTGACGGTGGCCGAGCTGCGGCAGGCTTACCACGCCGTGGTGCTGGTGGGTACCGCGCCTtggggctgccccagccccccAGAAATCACAGGGGAAGTCTTTGGGGTTATTTCCCTCTGGGATTTCGGGATGagggtttggatttggtgtttctGGGTGCTTTATTGCTGTGGTAAACTCTCCCCAGTCTCGGGACAGCTCAGATGCTATGAGTCTTGTCCAAAGCCTTGCAGGGAGCATGTGCTTCAAATTCAGGTCTCCGAAACCCTGCTGGAAGGGGTGATGGTTGAAGAGCCTCTTCCTTGTGATGGTAAATCCCAATTTCAGCCTGACAGGGATGTGTCCCTCCTGTTCAGCCCTCAGCTACTGCTCTGCCTTGGCCCAAAGAGGTCCCGTTTGGCTCTGGAGCCCAGGTGAATGGGCTGGGTGAAATCCTGGTGCTCAGGCTGTGTTTAGCCCCTGTGTTGGGTATCCCATCCCTTGGGAAGGGTTGTCAGCCATGCAGGGTCCTTGGCAGCAGCTGGAAGGGGAGATTTGTGCTTTGGTATCACACCCTGCGCACAGTGACATCTCTGACTGTGTCTGCTCCCTCCTCAGAGTTACGGCGCTGAAGATAACCGGGTTCTGGGGATCCCAGGGGAGAACCTCTCCGGTGTTTATTCAGCCAGAGCCTTCGTGGGCTGGTACAACGGGCTGCCCGAGAACCGGGACGTGAGTACAGCGATGCTTTCCCTGCTCTTCctccccatcctgcatcccaacACAAGCATTCAGCTCCAGATTAAGTCCTGAAAGGCCCAGCAATTGGAAAAGATTAGCAGACACCACATTAAATCCTTCTTAGACAGTAGAAATGTGAACAATTTGCACATCAGTGAGAGCGGATTAGCTGGCTCCGTGGGTTGGCAGCACGTTTTGGCCAGGCCAGATGGGAACTTGGAGGCTGATGATGGTCTGCTTTGGCCTGAGGAGGTTTTTTTGGCTGAACTAGACCCTGGTCCCAGAGATGCCGTCATGGGAAGAGGGTGAGAGGGATCAGCTGGGATACCCAGAGTGGCTGTGTTGCCATGTCTTGCTGATGTGGAGTTTTCCTGTCCACACCACCTCTTTTTGAGGAAAAGAGGGTTAGAAGGGAATTTGGGTGGTGGGAGCAGGTCCAAGGGGGTGGACATCACGGAGTCCAGGTGGATTTGCTCCTGGATGGGTCTTTCCCCACAGCTGAAGCCTGACCTGAGCTGTGAGACAGCACTGATCCTGGGTCATGGCAACGTGGCGCTGGACATTGCCCGGATCCTCCTGTCCCCGCTGCATCTCCTCAGGGTGAGGCACAGCGATATTCCGCACCGCGAAGGGACCCAAACCCCCTCCCTGCTGGGTGGGTGCTGGTTTCCCCCCATCTCGGCAAAACCTCAGGTTCTCCTGTCATTGGGATCTTTCCCCAGGGGAGGCTGTTGCCTCTTGGGTGCACCCTGTGGATTCACAGCCCATAGGAGGGGTCCAAAAGTCACAATATCTCTGGaattggatccatctttttgaaacaccctgttcaTTCAGTGCTGAGGGACCAGCTGTGCAAACAGCTCTGTGCAAAGGGAGGTGACGTGTTTTCCATCCTCACCCAGGGTCTCCGTGTACCCAGCCTGCTTTTCTGCACATTTGTCACCTTCAGAGGCTGTGCcttccccccaggtcccccaaaTGTGCCTTTGACCCACTGTCTCGTCTGTCTTGCAGCAAACAGACATCACTGAGGGTTCCTTGGCAGCTCTGGCCTGCAGCAAGGTGAAGCGCGTCTGGCTGGTGGGCAGGAGGGGACCTCTCCAAGTTGCTTTCACCATCAAGGTAAGGCTGGGGGTGCATCTGTGTTTCTCAGCGCTGAGCCCCAGTCCCTGGTGGGGAGAGGtggtttgggggtgggtggggaacCCAGTCGTCCCCTGTCCTGCACCCATGTGCTGGTTTCAGTCCTGGGGCTGTTGGTGACCTCTCTGTGCTGGAGGTAACATCTTCCTGCCTGCAATTCCCAGGAGCTGCGGGAGATGATAAACCTGCCCGGTACCAGACCTGTTCTGAACCCTGCAGACTTCACAGGCCTGGAAAATGCTGTGAAAGGTGATGGGACTGTGCCAAGCATGGGGAGTGGGTTCATCTCTTCTCTCATGTACAAGTGAAAGGATGAAACAGCCTCAAATTGTaccggggaggttcagattggatattaggagaaatttcttctcagaaagggttgtcgggcattggaacaggctgtccagggcagtggtggagtcaccatccctggaggggttgaacagacacagagatgaggttctcagggacatggggtagtgccagcaTTGGactaacagttggactcaatgattttgagggtctcttccaaacaaaatgattctatgattctatgctcctCTGGACAGGGACTCACCTTGACAGACGAGCATCCAAGAATGATCTGGAGATGCTCAGAATGTACATGAGAGACGTGCTCTTGCCCTGTGCTTAATGCACAATGTTTGAAACCCAGGTGACCATGATGTGGCTCATCCTAGGAGGCCACCAAGGCAAGGGAACAGCCTATTTCTCTGTTTGTCTCACTTTGCTGCTGGGGAGTGATGCTTACGCACAGAGTGATGAAGGCAGGAGGTTTGGGAGGGCTGGGAGAACCTTGCAGGAGAGATCCCAAGGCTGTTGATTAAAGAGCTTCCTGCAGAgctaaaaagaaaacactgagtTCAAGGGTGTCCAGAGACTTGCTCTTCTCCACAGGCTGCTGCCTCCGAGCACCAGCAAGACAGCAAAACCACAGGCTTTGATTTGTGTGTCCCACTGGCCTCAAGCCTCAAGAGCTTTCCTGGTCACTTTGACTTGCAGTTTGTCATCTCAAAGTCTTTGGAGTCTGGTCTGCATGACAGACTCCAAACAGATGCTCATGGACCACTGAAACCACCTTGACGTGGCCTCAGCTCCATGTCCCAAGGGGCTTTTGTTGCAGTTCCTGTCCTGAAGCTCTCACTTTCTTCCTAGATGCCCCCAGGCCCAGGAAGCGACTGACTGAGCTGATGATCAAAACAGCCCTGGAGAAGCGTGAGGAGAAGGCAgtggaggtgcaggcaggagcccCCCGGGAGTGGGGGCTGAAGTTCCAGCgcagcccccaggcagtgctGCCCGCTGCTGATGGGAGGCGGGCGAGGGGCGTCCGCCTGGCCCTGACCCGCCTGGAGGTACGGACGGGCTCCTggggggctgggatggagcagcCCTTGGGGATCTCTTCATAGACACCTGGCCGTTCCGTAGCTGGTTGGGGTGGCTGCGGGCAGGCTCTTGGAGAATCTGGTCCCACCAACAAGAGCATTTCCCTATCTAAAgggagtgctgctgctgctgcagaaaggCTTTCAGCAGATACCCAGGAGTCAGGGATTTGCCAAAGGGGACAGAAGGAGGCTGCTGCTTTTCATCTCATCATAGTCtatggcttcctcacaaggggagaaggggcaggcgctgagctcTTGTATCTGCCAACCAGTGATGGGAcctgagggaatgacaggaagatgtgctgtGGAGGTTTAGGTTAAACAGTTGGAAAAgttttcacccagagggtgctggacactggaacaggcttcccagggaggtgtcacggccccaagcctgacagtgatcAAGAAAAGACAGGATAACATCCTCaaacacacggtgtgaactgtggggttgtcctgtgcagagacaggagttggactcgatgatccttgtgggtcccttccaacacaggacattctgtgattctatgatctagtGACTGTCTGGTGGTCACCagcctcttcctccctctcccaggGCTCAGGTGACTCTGCCAAAGCCGTCCCCACAGGAGACGTGGAGGAGCTGGAGTGTGGGCTGGTGCTCAGCAGCATTGGCTACCGGAGCCTGCCCCTGGACCCGACCGTGCCCTTTGACACCCAGCGCGGTGTTATCCCCAACAGCTCGGGCAGAGTAGAGGGTGTCCCAGGTCTGTGTCCACAGGGAAACACGTGGTGggctgggtgttttggggtgggaaatTCTGTTCACCAAGGGCACGGGTAcaagctggtgaaggatctggagcacaagtgtgatgggagtggctgagggacctggggggttcagctggagaacaggagctgaggggagaccttctgatctctgaactgcctgaaaggagcttggaaccagggggggttgggctctgctcccaaggaacaagcgccaggagcagaagaaacggcctcaagttgtgccaggggaggtttagattggatcttgggaacaatttcttcccggaaagagttgttgggcattggaacaggctgcccagggcagtggtggagtcaccatccctggagggattgaacagatgtggagatgaggttctcagggacatggggtggtgTCAGGGGTGgggtaacggttggacttgagggtctcttccaaccaaaacgattctatgattctaaggtggTTGTGCACCTCAGAGAATGgaaactgaggaaag
The window above is part of the Patagioenas fasciata isolate bPatFas1 chromosome 18, bPatFas1.hap1, whole genome shotgun sequence genome. Proteins encoded here:
- the FDXR gene encoding NADPH:adrenodoxin oxidoreductase, mitochondrial isoform X2; the encoded protein is MAGAGGRAPRGVRRWLSSAAPLPRLCVVGSGPAGFYTAQHILKHHGGAHVDIYEKLPVPFGLVRFGVAPDHPEVKNVINSFTQTARSERCAYYGNVTVGRDVTVAELRQAYHAVVLSYGAEDNRVLGIPGENLSGVYSARAFVGWYNGLPENRDLKPDLSCETALILGHGNVALDIARILLSPLHLLRQTDITEGSLAALACSKVKRVWLVGRRGPLQVAFTIKELREMINLPGTRPVLNPADFTGLENAVKDAPRPRKRLTELMIKTALEKREEKAVEVQAGAPREWGLKFQRSPQAVLPAADGRRARGVRLALTRLEGSGDSAKAVPTGDVEELECGLVLSSIGYRSLPLDPTVPFDTQRGVIPNSSGRVEGVPGLYCSGWVKRGPTGVIITTMNDSFDTAQSVLEDLQAGVLDVATSREGFGAVESILHSRGVRPVSFSDWEKIDAAEVARGKAAGKPREKIVDPQEMLRLIGH
- the FDXR gene encoding NADPH:adrenodoxin oxidoreductase, mitochondrial isoform X3, with translation MGPGGTCWRGAGVTGGVRRWLSSAAPLPRLCVVGSGPAGFYTAQHILKHHGGAHVDIYEKLPVPFGLVRFGVAPDHPEVKSYGAEDNRVLGIPGENLSGVYSARAFVGWYNGLPENRDLKPDLSCETALILGHGNVALDIARILLSPLHLLRQTDITEGSLAALACSKVKRVWLVGRRGPLQVAFTIKELREMINLPGTRPVLNPADFTGLENAVKDAPRPRKRLTELMIKTALEKREEKAVEVQAGAPREWGLKFQRSPQAVLPAADGRRARGVRLALTRLEGSGDSAKAVPTGDVEELECGLVLSSIGYRSLPLDPTVPFDTQRGVIPNSSGRVEGVPGLYCSGWVKRGPTGVIITTMNDSFDTAQSVLEDLQAGVLDVATSREGFGAVESILHSRGVRPVSFSDWEKIDAAEVARGKAAGKPREKIVDPQEMLRLIGH
- the FDXR gene encoding NADPH:adrenodoxin oxidoreductase, mitochondrial isoform X1, which gives rise to MGPGGTCWRGAGVTGGVRRWLSSAAPLPRLCVVGSGPAGFYTAQHILKHHGGAHVDIYEKLPVPFGLVRFGVAPDHPEVKNVINSFTQTARSERCAYYGNVTVGRDVTVAELRQAYHAVVLSYGAEDNRVLGIPGENLSGVYSARAFVGWYNGLPENRDLKPDLSCETALILGHGNVALDIARILLSPLHLLRQTDITEGSLAALACSKVKRVWLVGRRGPLQVAFTIKELREMINLPGTRPVLNPADFTGLENAVKDAPRPRKRLTELMIKTALEKREEKAVEVQAGAPREWGLKFQRSPQAVLPAADGRRARGVRLALTRLEGSGDSAKAVPTGDVEELECGLVLSSIGYRSLPLDPTVPFDTQRGVIPNSSGRVEGVPGLYCSGWVKRGPTGVIITTMNDSFDTAQSVLEDLQAGVLDVATSREGFGAVESILHSRGVRPVSFSDWEKIDAAEVARGKAAGKPREKIVDPQEMLRLIGH